ataatGCGTTACTTTTTGCTTTGGACTTTcagttttggtttattttacaCCATCGATACCTTATTTCACGAATTTTAGGGTCTTAGGATTAATGATGGAAATGCATTGTTGATATACGGATCTGTCTGGACTCTGAATGTCAACTTGTTTTACTTGTCAAAAGAAAATGTCAACTGGATAAATAATGATGTCTCGTGGAGTGGAAATATACCGTGGAGTGCGTGGGGCTAATTTGTTGTGCTGGTTATGTGAAAAACTTATTTCTTaaacagaaatgatttgtgcagtcgggaaatgcagtcggcgtgcagtcggctgtaaaaaaaaaattaatacaggacttatatgaaaaaaaaaattatttttataactttttataattcatgtaggcccctctgaatataaaataatttttttataatttttttttattcattccgtagagccgactgcacgccgactataCGTAGCAAAGCCCTTTCTTAAATGCCTGCTGTTTCATGCTGCCCCGTAGACTTGAAGTTTGATGATGCAAATAGGGAAAAAGTAAAAGCCCAAAAAAGGGTATGGGGCATTCCGAGAATCGAACTCGGGACCTCTCGCACCCAAAGCGAGAATCATACCACTAGACCAAATGCCCTTTTGTAGTGTATACTCtagtttttaataaaagacCAGTAACAAGTCAAACTTGCTTCAATTGTCTTCTATgtcattaagaaaaatgataggaatcaaaaattcaaaatcttgtCTTTCACCTTCAACTTATTAAGGTGAGTTTAACTTCAAACAAGATGAGGTGACTATAGGAGATTTACAACCTTCAATAATATGTTGACACGTCTGCATTCTAAGAGGAGAAAAATAGAACCGTCATTTTCTAAATGTCGTCCAAACAATCTCTCACCCCCAtcgttctctctcttttttccctttctcgCCAATGCCAAAtgtcaactctctctctctctctctctctctctctctcaagcagtCAACTGAAGTTAACTTTCTCTCACCCCTTAATCATTCTCTTTGTTATTGAAACATTATTCCTCTCCCCTGCaatcacactctctctctctttctccttaagcctctctctctcctcaagtaTAAAGCTTAGATTTTCTTCCACACCTCATATTTTTGCAATAGGCTTGCGAGGAAAGAAGTTCCTTTTGCTTGCCAACAAGATGGAGGAAATGgaaagtaaaattttaaatctcaCTACTATCATTTTAGTTGCgactcacaaaataaaaatctatcTTAAGTTTGAGGTTATcatttataagagaaaaaatagagaaaattctcttttttttaataatatattctgAAGCTCTTCCACTAAActacaaaataacaataatgtccaattccatttttttcaaactaatcatttcTTGATTTGGATATGGTGAACTAGAaaagattcaattttttttttttaatatctttgcaATTCTATGTGCTCAATTCTATGTGCTCAGATGAGAATTTCAATACTTGATTTTGAAAACCAAGCAAAAATGTTAGAGCTTGTACCTTCTAGACTAGGTGGGCAGATAGGTTTCTTTCCCTATCTAGTAACTTGGATAGTCGTTAGGTATCAAATGCTCTACTAGGTGGGACACTTAAGCAACTTATTGAGGTGAGGATACCACTGAATTAAGGGCTGAGAGAAAATGATGGGCGATGGCTTGCAGGGAGAGATTGAGTAGTGAGAGAAAGTGGGCTTCGGTAGGcttaaggagagagagagagagaggatgataAGGGTGGAAGATTGTATGAGCTCTATTTACATGTGgatagttctattttttttttttatcttgaaaTGCCAGCATGTCAacgtattattaatttattagagGGTGTAAATTGCTTTTATTCATACGTCTGGCCCCTAGCCTCTCCCTGTTAAAATTTATTGTTCTCAGAATATAAAATAATGCACAAGTACATTGTTTGTATGATTCTTTTGTGCATAAGTAATTTGTGTTCTCTTTACTCTTTTATTCATTGGCAATTGATCAATGTTCACTTTTTGCTACATTCTAGTGATATAGATAATCATGTTGCAATcatggaaagagaaaaaaaaaaaaaaagagaaaataccCTCTATAAAATTACACtagatttataaattaaaagtaaTTGTCCTtgattcatataataaaataatatcatccatTAGTTAGAATGGatttctcattattatttaactcatttaataaatctattatgacattatctatttttttaacatgcatTGAACTATGATAACATATACAGTgagactcatttttttttttataaatagtttgtATGCAATTTATCCATTTGAAAATTGTATACaacattactaaaaaattatacatgaaaGTTATACAAACGATGTGCTATCTTGTAATTAAAGCGAGTTGGGTGCGAGTACAAGAATCCCGAGTTTCTCACTCTCGAGTTATCGTGAagcttatttttaagaaaaatactagtatattatctaaatttatcttttcattttatccattcatgtatttatttattttttatttaatgattaaataaatgactaattaaataaataaatgacttttaatgtattaatatttttttttaatttttaaaaaatatttaaatatgtaacaaaaatattaaaaaaaattaaacattcaAATTTGTGATAGGTGCACGCTCAGCGGCATGGCACTACTCCACTATTAAAGCCAGGAACAGTCACGGATCGAAGTAAAGCAAAAGCGAAATGGCGGGAAACGAGGAGCCCAAGTTAATTTCAGCTTCACCACCATTACCGTCTGCTTCGTCTTCGACAGCGAAGATGGTGGAACAGAAAAATCAGCAACCAGAAGAGACGTGCTGGAGGAAGCAAGTGGACCAGAACCTGAAGCGGCTTCACTCGCTTCTCTTCGGCGCCGATCTCGCCCTCGAGCGGCGTGATCCCTCTGCGGCTTTGATCCTTGGGCTCCGCCTTCTCGGCTTCCTCGACTCTCAATCTCGCTGCGATATCGATGAGGCTTTCATCAACCCCATCCGCCGTGAAGCCGCTGCGAAGGTCGATGCGGCTCGCCGCTCCCTCATTCCAGAATCTGATCGGTACGGATATATTCTTAACTTATCGATCTAATGCTATGGAATTAATTGAGCTTAGAATTCTCATTGGAAAAAGCTTCGTGATCGGAGCTTGATTTTTAGTTGAAGTTAAGCTCGGAAGGAGCCAGtaccatttcttttttctcctgaGCAAATAACCAGTAActtttgtttccttttattATAAGGTGTTTAAGCTCATAAAGTGTAAACTAATAGAGCTAATAAATATGGAACGAAGCtaattttgtatattattttcaatttactTTTGGTGTATTGGGTAAATGCACACTGGAAACCAACAAATGACCCTATGATCGAATGCAACACGAATGCGCATGTAATTAGTAGAAGCTGGGATGTCTAGGACCCAAGTTTTGAATATAATGCTTATAGATGGAGTAAGGTTTACAACTAGGGCAATTGCTCGAGTTTTTATAAGGAATATGGTTTTGTGCCTCGGATACTCTTCTACTTGCTTATTGCATGTTGTAATGACTGTCCGTTTTGTTTGTCCAGTCGAGCATTTGATCAAGCAAAGAGCACTCCAGGTTCTGTGTTTCGAACAATTGAAGAGATTGACATTGAGAAGATCAAGCAGTCCAAGTACTTTCGGGCTCTTCTTCGGCATTCTAATGGAAAAGCAGTGAATGAATTGGTACTAGCAGATTCTAGGTGTTTATATGATTCTTATAGACTAAAGCCTTTTGCATATCAgccattttccttttaaaatttttgcatTCTCTGTTTAGGGAGATCATGTGGAGAGGCACAACAAGTTGAGTAGCACGGCTTCAAAATTCATGACACAAGCAAATTCGAAATCCTACATGATGAGGGCTAGTAATGGCTTATACAAGAATTTTTTAAGCTCCAAAAGCAACAACCCTGATGACTGCCTTATTGTGGAAAAGCCTCATTCACATAACATCCACACAAAAGGTCATGGCTTCTCACCTTCTCCAAAAgttgaagaggaagaaagagtTTATGGAAGTAACGTAGGGGCAAAACGTGCACATAGGGAAATTATTTCGCCTGTGGTAGATAATTCAAAGTCTCCATCTGGCAATGAAGAAGCTAGCCCCGATGCTTCTGGCAACGGGTTTGTTACAGCTCGAGCAATATTGGTATACTCTAGACAACACATTCCCTGATATATCTGTCATTACTAAATCAGACCTTGAACGATAAGTGGAGAACTCTAATTTAGATATGCAATCATCTAAAACATTTCAAGATTTGTTTCTTCAGATTTGTACACATATGTATAGGAAAGTTTGTTTTGAGAGATTAGAGTTATGAGTAGTTTCTAGATAATCTTGCTTTGGAAGTGACTTCTTAAGAAAGAATATCTGATCTTGTCGGAAGTATACCTTATGAGTTATTGTCTTTTCTTTCCCTAGCATATTGTTCGTATGAAGCAATGTTGATCACATTGTCTCTTCTTTGTGACAGAAAATGGATGCAAGGCAAAGACAGGGGTTAGCAGGATCACCAAGTGCTTCTGTCTCCCCCCAAAGTGATAGCAATTGTGCCAATAGAGGTTATGGTGGGAAATCATATGGTTTTTCACGCCGTGGTGTCCGTGGCAGTTTTGTTCCCCCTATCAAATCCAGTGGGGGCAATGTCGGGAATGTGGCTTCACGAATTGCTGGAAAGTGTGATGATTCATTGGATGACTCAACAAAGAGATGGTGAGTGGTTAACCATGATATTAAAAATGCAGTCTAAAGTTTTTCCTTATGTATACTCAAAATCTCCACATGCTTCAGGTTGTTAAGTTGTTAGTAAGTGGTCTCCAATGGTTGCTTGAAGCATCTATTTGTTTTTAGTGGAATAAGGTACAGTAAACCAATGGCTTTGTGTTCCAATACAATAAGCCATATAAGGTGGTTTTAGGATCAACTCCCACAATTCTATTTCGGATTCATCCATAAGGAATGCCCTCTTGTTGGCGTTCTGGTCTTTTTATTTGCACCTAATAAAGGTTTTAGCAATTGCTCTTATTGGAAGCAGGTGATGTCCCagttttttaaattgtttgttGCAGGGTATTCTGAAATTACTTTCTTAGGAGTTatgtctctctctcactcactccCCTCTGGTTTTTGAATTAGAGTAGTTAGTTTTTGTTGTTTGTACTGGACATTGATGTGGTAATGTGCTTCTTTCTTTAGTTTAGAGATGCTATGTGGCCCTGATGGTGAGCTTCCAGAAAAATTAAGGAATTTGGAACCTCGTCTTATTGAACATATCAGTAATGAGATTATGGACAGGGATCCTAATGTTCGTTGGGATGATATCGGTAATTTCAATGCTTCAAACTTCCTGTGGCATTTCAATTTTATGGATATTGCCATCTGTGAACAGATTCTGATTTACTCTCATATCCTGACAATGCTGTAGCTGGTTTGGAGCATGCTAAAAAATGTGTGACCGAGATGGTCATATGGCCTCTATTACGTCCTGACATATTTAAAGGTTGTCGTTCTCCTGGAAGAGGCCTTCTTCTTTTTGGTCCACCTGTAAGTGCTGAATCCTCCTAAACAGGTGCGTTCATAAATATTGCTGGTTTATAATCTATCTGAGTAGTTGCCATATTTTAGGGAACGGGAAAAACAATGATTGGGAAAGCCATAGCTGGAGAGGCGAAAGCAACATTTTTCTACATATCTGCCAGTTCATTAACTAGCAAGTGGGTATGTTTATCTCAGTCAACTTTAGCTTGGTCATGGTTCCATGTTTTTTGGGAATGCCATGATAAACATAACTTGAGATTAGTAATTGGATTGTAATGATAAACTTCATTTTCCATCATTATTTCTTGAGTTATTTAGAAGATCAATGTTGAAATCCTTTTCTTTAGAGCTTCTTTCTCCTTTCTAGAGGATACTTTTGAATATCTAACATTTTGACCGGTGATTGTAGATTGGTGAGGGTGAAAAGCTAGTGAGGGCCCTTTTCGGAGTAGCCTGTTGTCGTCAGCCAGCTGTGATTTTTGTTGATGAAATTGATTCACTTCTTTCTCAGGTAAGGCATGTTCTTTTCCTCATGACAAACATGAAATCATGGTGTAAGCCGCCCCTATCCTATGGACGCTGCATCATATTTCTTGCACAGACCTGCAAAAATTGTAAAAGTTCTCCCATGTAGGTGAATAAAATTGCTTAGTTGCTTCTTGCTAAATCTTGTACCTCTGGAAGGTGCTTCCCAGATACATGGAGGTTCATCACATTCAATTTATCAGTGTATACTTGGGGATTGCAGTTATGGTTCCCTGAATGACCAATACAAGTTTATGATTACATTTTGTATGGTTGGTTGCAGCGTAAGTCAGAAGGTGAACATGAATCAAGTAGACGACTTAAGACCCAGTTCCTCATTGAAATAGAAGGCTTTGACAGTGGCAGTGAGCAAATTCTGCTCATAGGTAAATTGTTGAGCAACCAAAttcaattatttcatttatgttttttctAGATTAAGTGAAGGTTTCTTAAAATCTGTAGTTTACATCTGCGGAAGTTAGTTTATTTATGCAAGATTTAACTTCAattccatattttatttttctgaccCGTGCAAAGTTATATTAGCTTGCTAGtcgttttctttttgaaatgcttatcacaaagcaaaacaaactgTACGAGCTATATAAGCTGTCCTCATAATACCCTGTTTTGGGGATTAATTGTATCATTTCCTATTGGGTGGGGGttaattttattggtttatgtCCCATATTACATTGGCTTGGACTCTCTTTGAATCATATGCTACTATCAATAGTTGTCTTTTTAGACTAACCATTTCTTAATACTATATACCATAAATTTTTCTATGGAGCGTGATATATCATTATTACTGGTTGGTACGTTTTCCAGGAGCAACAAATCGACCCCAAGAACTTGATGAAGCAGCACGGAGGCGGCTCACTAAGAGACTTTATATCCCCCTACCTTCGTCAGGTGCAGTGTCCAAAGCTTAGCTAATTTACTAATGATTATAATGCCGTGATTTAGTGGCTAACCAgctgaaattgatgatgaagaagCAAGAGCCTGGATCATACGCAATCTCTTAGAGAAGGACGGACTATTCAAGCTTTCAAAAGAGGAAATTGACATGATTTGTAATTTGACTGAAGGTATCTTTAATGTTCTATATGCTGTACGAGGATAAATTCATTAGCTTCTGTGCAGTAGTCTGACTATTGCTTTGAGGTTTTGAATCTGGGTTTTGTGTGAAGTTTCATTgcttgaaaattttcttttacaggGTATTCAGGATCAGACATGAAAAACCTAGTGAAGGATGCATCTATGGGTCCACTTAGAGAGGCTCTGAGACAAGGCATAGAAATTACAAAGCTAAAAAAGGACGATATGCGGCCAGTAACGCTTCAGGTAAGAAAATACTCCATCTATAGACTATAACTCACAAAACCTTTCTTATATTTCTTtaacttaattttctttttgagattcTTTTACTCATTTCTGTAGGACTTCGAGAACGCATTGCAAGAGGTAAGGCCCTCAGTTTCCTTGAATGAACTTAGTACTTATGATGAATGGAACAAGCAATTCGGAAGTTTATCACTCTAGGAATGAGTTTTATTAATGCAAAGCGACAAGGAAAATCACCGCTTGTGAGAAGCAGTCGGTGATCATTAAATCAACATCCATCAGCTTGTATCCTGAAACGAGTAGTTCCCAGTCTAATCCTGAGTCTGAGATCCGATCTATTCACGAAGTTGTTTACTTGATCAAAATAATAGTAGTAATTTTACTTCATCGCAGCACCAAGTGGGTCATCGGTTTAGCTACATTTAGTTTCTCGTTATTATAGTTCAtcagaagaaagaaagaacaaataGATGTGTTTGTCGACTTCTAGGCGCCATTATTCGTATTTTGTGAACTGCCCCCCATTTCCCGATTTCAAACTCTAGTTTTCAGCCTTTCTAGAGTGTCAAGTATCAACTCCCCCAGTCCCCAACACCCCTTTATTTCCTCTAAAGAAATAAAAGTATAGCATGTGAAGTAATCTTTACAAACAAGCCAAATGCAATGCTCTGACTAGATCTGGAATATATACTAAACACTGTTCATGTCTTCACAAGCACACACGTTCTCCAATTGAATGGGCACGTGGTTTTGGATTATATTGAATAACCCCATAACCACGATTGACGATACTGATAACCATAGCTCGCGTTACTGCTTATGGTTTATACAAAGATTACTTTATGATAGTTTTGTACATATTCAACACCCGTGTACTTATAATACAAATGAGGCAGCGTGGCATGTTACACCCCCAACAAATCAGAATTATAATAACCATTGACTAATGACTTACTATTttattcgatttttttttttttttttttgggagtttCTTAAGCCTACCTCAGCGTGGCCCTCTCTTGCGAACCAAAACCTTTAACCCGCCAGCCATGTGAGCTGTCAGGCGTGGTACAAAGACCGGCCTGTCTGAACTGACGGGTCTAATTTCGAACCGCCTAAGAATGGAAGCCACAACGTACTCCATCTGAATGAAAGCCATCTCCTTCCCGAGACACACCCTTGGACCGGCCTGAAAAATTGGAAACTTGTAGGGGCACACCTTCTTCAGTGCCCCTCTCTCCTTGTCCGGTTCGATAAACCACCTATCCGGCTTGAACTCGAACTGGTCCTTTCCCCACAGTGCTTCCATTCTTCCCATACCGTAAGGGAAGTAAGTCAACCTATCTCCTGCATTGATAGGAGTACCATCGGGCAACAAGTCGTTGACAATAGCATGCTTGGAGTCCCAGGCCACCGGTGGGTAGAGCCTCATGGACTCGCAAAGACATGCCTTCAACAACACCAACTCCTTCAATGATTCAAAACCCAGCACATCCTCCCTCACATACTCTATTTCCTTCAATAGTTCTTGCTCTGTATCTGGATGGCAGGAAAGCAACCAGAAGAGCCATGTCATGGCTGCTGAAGTTGTGTCCCTCCCTGCCATGATGAAGCTTATCACCATATCTCTTATAACCTCATCTTCATAGCCTGCTGATATGAACCGAGATAGGAGATCATCTTCGCTGCGAACCTCaccttgattaatttttttcttcctatTTTGAATTATAACAGTCACGTAGGCATGAACTTCTCTGACAGCATCCTTTAGCCTTCGCTCAGATCCTACTCCAAGCCATCTTTTAATCTTCCAAATAATGAAAAGAGGCGCAGCTCCACGCCTTGCACATACCTCTGACGCCATGTCAAAAGCCCTTGCTAGTGGTGGAATGGGTAGGGAAGGATCTAAGCAAAAACGATCTATTCCCAAGGAAATTTTGCAAACAATATTGAAGGCGAGTCGTCTCAGCAACTCTTGCAAGTCGACCACTTCATTTG
This is a stretch of genomic DNA from Carya illinoinensis cultivar Pawnee chromosome 3, C.illinoinensisPawnee_v1, whole genome shotgun sequence. It encodes these proteins:
- the LOC122302741 gene encoding ATPase family AAA domain-containing protein FIGL1 is translated as MAGNEEPKLISASPPLPSASSSTAKMVEQKNQQPEETCWRKQVDQNLKRLHSLLFGADLALERRDPSAALILGLRLLGFLDSQSRCDIDEAFINPIRREAAAKVDAARRSLIPESDRRAFDQAKSTPGSVFRTIEEIDIEKIKQSKYFRALLRHSNGKAVNELGDHVERHNKLSSTASKFMTQANSKSYMMRASNGLYKNFLSSKSNNPDDCLIVEKPHSHNIHTKGHGFSPSPKVEEEERVYGSNVGAKRAHREIISPVVDNSKSPSGNEEASPDASGNGFVTARAILKMDARQRQGLAGSPSASVSPQSDSNCANRGYGGKSYGFSRRGVRGSFVPPIKSSGGNVGNVASRIAGKCDDSLDDSTKRCLEMLCGPDGELPEKLRNLEPRLIEHISNEIMDRDPNVRWDDIAGLEHAKKCVTEMVIWPLLRPDIFKGCRSPGRGLLLFGPPGTGKTMIGKAIAGEAKATFFYISASSLTSKWIGEGEKLVRALFGVACCRQPAVIFVDEIDSLLSQRKSEGEHESSRRLKTQFLIEIEGFDSGSEQILLIGATNRPQELDEAARRRLTKRLYIPLPSSEARAWIIRNLLEKDGLFKLSKEEIDMICNLTEGYSGSDMKNLVKDASMGPLREALRQGIEITKLKKDDMRPVTLQDFENALQEVRPSVSLNELSTYDEWNKQFGSLSL
- the LOC122302742 gene encoding cytochrome P450 94B3-like — translated: MVLFLLFPILLYLFHVILRDLRRIRKTSGHGPPNYPIIGCLISFYEHRNRLLDWYTELLTESATNTIVVHRFGAPRTIVTANPENVEYMLKTNFNNFPKGKPFTEILGDFLGCGIFNVDGELWHSQRKLASHEFSAKSLREFVMNALEEELEHQLLPLLESLACANEVVDLQELLRRLAFNIVCKISLGIDRFCLDPSLPIPPLARAFDMASEVCARRGAAPLFIIWKIKRWLGVGSERRLKDAVREVHAYVTVIIQNRKKKINQGEVRSEDDLLSRFISAGYEDEVIRDMVISFIMAGRDTTSAAMTWLFWLLSCHPDTEQELLKEIEYVREDVLGFESLKELVLLKACLCESMRLYPPVAWDSKHAIVNDLLPDGTPINAGDRLTYFPYGMGRMEALWGKDQFEFKPDRWFIEPDKERGALKKVCPYKFPIFQAGPRVCLGKEMAFIQMEYVVASILRRFEIRPVSSDRPVFVPRLTAHMAGGLKVLVRKRGPR